In Salmo salar chromosome ssa24, Ssal_v3.1, whole genome shotgun sequence, the following proteins share a genomic window:
- the fahd2a gene encoding fumarylacetoacetate hydrolase domain-containing protein 2A isoform X1, which translates to MRLPLHSLSLISRSLSDRLSAIPGRRVCGAAMRLVQFCRQGDEGGVRVGVDRGEGLGVIDLKAFDPSMPMTMRELLEMGAKGMQCAQRALEVSPAQCVVPFAEVRLLSPVLAPEKVVCVGMNYRDHCLEQNAPIPKEPIIFSKFPSAITGPFDDITLPDESQEVDWEVELAFVIGRKGKHIKEEDAMSYVAGFTVANDVSARDWQMKRNGNQWLLGKTFDSFCPLGPALVTTSAVTDPHNLGIRCLVNGIAVQNSNTDQLIFKTEQVVAWVSQFVTLSPGDVFLTGTPPGVGVFRNPPVFLKKGDVVECQIDQVGVIRNNVV; encoded by the exons ATGAGACTTCCTCTTCACTCCTTGTCTCTCATCTCAAGGAGCTTGTCTGATAGACTGTCTGCTATCCCCGGTAGACGTGTGTGTGGCGCTGCGATGCGATTGGTGCAGTTCTGCCGCCAAGGCGatgagggaggggttagagtcggCGTTGATCGGGGGGAGGGGCTAGGGGTCATTGACCTTAAGGCCTTTGACCCTTCGATGCCCATGACAATGAGAGAGCTGCTGGAGATGGGAGCGAAGGGCATGCAGTGTGCACAGAG GGCACTGGAGGTTAGTCCTGCTCAGTGTGTGGTTCCCTTTGCGGAGGTGAGGCTGCTGTCCCCAGTCCTAGCCCCAgagaaggtggtgtgtgtggggatgAACTACCGGGACCACTGCCTTGAGCAGAACGCCCCTATCCCTAAAGAGCCAATCATCTTCAGCAAGTTCCCCAGCGCCATTACTGGGCCCTTCGATGACATCACACTGCCCGACGAGAGCCAG GAGGTGGACTGGGAGGTGGAGCTAGCCTTTGTGATTGGACGAAAGGGGAAACACATTAAG GAAGAGGATGCTATGTCTTACGTGGCAGGTTTCACCGTTGCCAACGATGTCAGCGCACGTGATTGGCAGATGAAACGCAACGGGAACCAGTGGCTGCTGGGAAAAACCTTTGACAGCTTCTGTCCTCTCGGCCCTGCCTTAGTGACCACCTCCGCTGTgacgg ACCCCCATAACCTGGGAATCCGCTGTCTGGTGAATGGAATTGCAGTCCAGAACAGCAACACTGACCAGCTGATCTTTAAGACTGAGCAAGTGGTGGCCTGGGTCTCaca GTTTGTGACCTTGTCTCCAGGTGACGTGTTTCTGACGGGGACTCCTCCAGGTGTGGGTGTGTTCAGGAACCCACCTGTCTTTCTCAAG aaagGAGATGTGGTGGAATGTCAAATAGACCAGGTCGGGGTCATACGCAACAATGTTGTCTGA
- the fahd2a gene encoding fumarylacetoacetate hydrolase domain-containing protein 2A isoform X2 gives MRLVQFCRQGDEGGVRVGVDRGEGLGVIDLKAFDPSMPMTMRELLEMGAKGMQCAQRALEVSPAQCVVPFAEVRLLSPVLAPEKVVCVGMNYRDHCLEQNAPIPKEPIIFSKFPSAITGPFDDITLPDESQEVDWEVELAFVIGRKGKHIKEEDAMSYVAGFTVANDVSARDWQMKRNGNQWLLGKTFDSFCPLGPALVTTSAVTDPHNLGIRCLVNGIAVQNSNTDQLIFKTEQVVAWVSQFVTLSPGDVFLTGTPPGVGVFRNPPVFLKKGDVVECQIDQVGVIRNNVV, from the exons ATGCGATTGGTGCAGTTCTGCCGCCAAGGCGatgagggaggggttagagtcggCGTTGATCGGGGGGAGGGGCTAGGGGTCATTGACCTTAAGGCCTTTGACCCTTCGATGCCCATGACAATGAGAGAGCTGCTGGAGATGGGAGCGAAGGGCATGCAGTGTGCACAGAG GGCACTGGAGGTTAGTCCTGCTCAGTGTGTGGTTCCCTTTGCGGAGGTGAGGCTGCTGTCCCCAGTCCTAGCCCCAgagaaggtggtgtgtgtggggatgAACTACCGGGACCACTGCCTTGAGCAGAACGCCCCTATCCCTAAAGAGCCAATCATCTTCAGCAAGTTCCCCAGCGCCATTACTGGGCCCTTCGATGACATCACACTGCCCGACGAGAGCCAG GAGGTGGACTGGGAGGTGGAGCTAGCCTTTGTGATTGGACGAAAGGGGAAACACATTAAG GAAGAGGATGCTATGTCTTACGTGGCAGGTTTCACCGTTGCCAACGATGTCAGCGCACGTGATTGGCAGATGAAACGCAACGGGAACCAGTGGCTGCTGGGAAAAACCTTTGACAGCTTCTGTCCTCTCGGCCCTGCCTTAGTGACCACCTCCGCTGTgacgg ACCCCCATAACCTGGGAATCCGCTGTCTGGTGAATGGAATTGCAGTCCAGAACAGCAACACTGACCAGCTGATCTTTAAGACTGAGCAAGTGGTGGCCTGGGTCTCaca GTTTGTGACCTTGTCTCCAGGTGACGTGTTTCTGACGGGGACTCCTCCAGGTGTGGGTGTGTTCAGGAACCCACCTGTCTTTCTCAAG aaagGAGATGTGGTGGAATGTCAAATAGACCAGGTCGGGGTCATACGCAACAATGTTGTCTGA
- the LOC106585072 gene encoding putative aminopeptidase W07G4.4 — MPAMCTHVQPIEWTTDCKNQNYDGIVLVTQSYDTLPKELECLKAPLQDYSSVDCGLGDKVVVLMVPGLPGKRLVFASTGPVNRDYDDVRRFSDAAVKGIKRAMKAGMQRPLLVCPRHSSYDRSTVVAALGALHALYMPLEVREVSVKPSQYKVCVLGLWVDQEAQGKELVDLVSALESGRLACRDIGGSDPERMAAPRVAEYVQALFKESPVQVDVVSDLKVLEKEYPCLAAVNRCANAVPRHQARVIKLQYCGEGPVQHTLMLVGKGITYDTGGADIKAGGIMAGMHRDKCGAAAVAGFFQVLAKLKPRHLKVVGGMAMVRNSVGSDCYVADELVVSRAGRRVRVGNTDAEGRMVMVDLLCEMKEKAVREVSPQLFTIATLTGHAIRAMGPNYSIIMDNGAAHRSGNARQWQKAGEVLGDLFEVSSIRREDYDFHKGKSEYEEILQSNNLPSSATPRGHQTPAAFLIMASGLDKHGVDSGTPLPYSHIDIAGSSGPFPGVPTGAPILAMATNYILPSAYQPNDALPRA, encoded by the exons ATGCCAGCAATGTGTACCCA TGTCCAGCCCATCGAGTGGACCACTGACTGTAAGAACCAGAA TTATGATGGCATAGTCTTGGTGACCCAGAGTTATGACACGCTGCCCAAGGAGCTGGAATGTCTGAAAGCACCTCTGCAGGACTACAGCTCT GTGGACTGTGGTCTGGGAGATaaggtggtggtgttgatggttCCGGGGTTGCCTGGTAAACGCTTGGTGTTTGCGTCTACCGGGCCCGTAAACCGGGACTACGATGACGTCCGACGCTTCAGCGATGCAGCCGTTAAAGGCATCAAGAG GGCCATGAAAGCAGGCATGCAGCGTCCCCTGCTGGTCTGTCCTCGTCACAGCAGCTATGACAGGAGCACCGTCGTTGCTGCCCTAGGGGCCCTGCACGCCCTCTACATG CCTCTGGAGGTGAGGGAGGTGTCTGTGAAGCCTAGCCAGTATAAAGTGTGTGTTCTAGGGttgtgggtggaccaggaggcCCAGGGGAAGGAGTTGGTGGATCTGGTCTCTGCTCTGGAGAGTGGACG gCTTGCTTGCCGTGACATAGGAGGGTCTGATCCTGAGAGGATGGCTGCTCCTCGAGTAGCTGAGTATGTCCAGGCCCTCTTTAAGGAGAGCCCAGTGCAG GTGGATGTGGTGAGTGATCTGAAGGTGCTGGAGAAGGAGTATCCCTGCCTCGCTGCTGTGAACCGCTGTGCCAATG CTGTGCCTCGTCACCAGGCCAGGGTAATCAAACTGCAGTACTGTGGAGAAGGACCCGTTCAACACACACTGATGCTGGTCGGCAAg ggcatcACCTATGACACCGGTGGAGCTGACATCAAGGCTGGTGGCATCATGGCTGGCATGCACAGAGATAAGTGTGGTGCTGCTGCCGTGGCTGGGTTCTTCCAG GTCTTGGCCAAACTCAAGCCCAGGCATCTGAAGGTGGTGGGTGGCATGGCGATGGTGAGGAACAGCGTGGGCTCAG aCTGCTACGTAGCTGATGAGTTGGTGGTGTCCCGTGCGGGTCGCAGGGTTCGCGTAGGGAACACAGATGCTGAGGGACGCATGGTGATGGTCGACCTGCTTTGTGAGATGAAAGAGAAG GCGGTACGTGAGGTAtctcctcagctgtttaccatcGCCACTCTGACAGGACATGCCATCAGAGCCATGGGACCCAACTACTCT ATCATCATGGACAACGGAGCTGCCCATCGCTCTGGCAATGCCCGTCAGTGGCAGAAAG cAGGGGAAGTTCTGGGTGATCTGTTTGAGGTGTCCAGTATCAGGCGTGAGGACTATGACTTCCATAAGGGGAAGTCAGAGTATGAGGAGATTCTGCAAAGCAACAACCTACCATCCTCTGCTACCCCCCGTGGACATCAGACCCCCGCTGCCTTCCTCATCATGGCCTCTGGGCtggacaag CACGGTGTGGACTCTGGCACTCCTCTGCCTTACTCTCACATCGACATCGCTGGCTCTAGCGGCCCCTTCCCTGGTGTTCCCACCGGAGCTCCAATCCTCGCTATGGCTACCAACTACATCCTGCCCAGTGCCTATCAACCCAATGACGCCCTGCCCAGAGCCTAG
- the LOC106585071 gene encoding proliferating cell nuclear antigen — MFEARLVQGSILKKVLEALKDLITEACWDVSSSGISLQSMDSSHVSLVQLTLRSDGFDSYRCDRNLAMGVNLSSMSKILKCAGNEDIITLRAEDNADTLALVFETLNQEKVSDYEMKLMDLDVEQLGIPEQEYSCVVRMPSGEFARICRDLSQIGDAVMISCAKDGVKFSATGELGTGNVKLSQTSNVDKEEEAVTIEMNEPVQLIFALNYLNFFTKATPLSKTVILSMSADIPLVVEYKIADMGHIKYYLAPKIDEEAS; from the exons ATGTTTGAGGCTCGCTTGGTACAGGGATCCATCCTGAAGAAAGTTTTGGAGGCTCTGAAGGACCTGATCACAGAGGCCTGTTGGGACGTGAGCTCGTCGGGTATTTCTCTCCAGAGTATGGATTCGTCCCACGTCTCCCTAGTCCAGCTTACCCTCCGCAGCGACGGGTTCGACTCTTACCGCTGCGACCGCAACCTCGCCATGGGGGTCAATCTTAGCAG TATGTCAAAGATTCTGAAGTGTGCTGGGAATGAGGACATCATCACTCTCAGAGCAGAAGACAACGCAGACACACTCGCCCTGGTCTTTGAGACACTCA ACCAGGAAAAGGTGTCTGACTATGAGATGAAGCTGATGGATCTTGATGTAGAACAGTTGGGAATCCCA GAGCAGGAGTACAGCTGTGTGGTGAGGATGCCATCAGGGGAGTTTGCCCGTATCTGCCGTGACCTTTCTCAGATTGGTGACGCCGTCATGATCTCTTGTGCAAAGGATGGAGTTAAGTTTTCTGCCACGGGAGAGCTGGGCACCGGCAACGTCAAGTTGTCCCAGACCAGCAATGTGGACAAGGAGGAGGAAGCT GTGACTATTGAGATGAATGAACCAGTCCAGCTGATCTTCGCACTGAACTACCTTAACTTCTTCACCAAGGCCACACCCCTCTCCAAGACCGTCATCCTCAGCATGTCTGCAGACATCCCCCTCG TGGTGGAGTACAAGATAGCCGACATGGGCCACATTAAGTACTACCTGGCACCCAAGATCGATGAGGAGGCTTCCTAA